One window from the genome of Gemmatimonadaceae bacterium encodes:
- a CDS encoding DUF2723 domain-containing protein, which produces MATNAKTDLDHRAPYLAASIAGAFVLLLYLLTLAPTTSMWDTSEYMAAAYTLGLPHPPGNPLFVLLGRVMSLLPIASSVAARINIFAALCSAVAAAMWFLITERVLAGWFQDRWRRIVGASISTLLGATAFTVWNQSVVNEKVYTVSLAGIAIISWLMIRWTDAPDGPKADRMLVLVAYLLGLGYANHMAGMLAAPAVGLAIIVRRPRYLLRWRLILASLLALGFGLTPFATQPIRAAFDPPMNEGQPTACTNGLHWSCTFSKGTYDAFMYNFNRGQYGKPALSDRQAPFVQGQVGMWWLYFKWQWMRDALGRHEDLQSLLGAAMLVLGLFGGWLHYTRDRRTWWYFAALLFTTTLCLIYYLNFKYGASQAPGLGASVEREVRDRDYFFIWSFSPWGVWAGLGLMSVWESVASLFGTRPERIGKKTVETPGRFGWLAGSPVLLVAIVPLFANWQWASRAGQTDTRDFAVDLLNSVEPYGVLVVAGDNDTFPLWYAQDVEGIRKDVVVANTSLLNTDWYVRQLIERPIYEYDAAKGPALYRNKVWPRPTTAPLRMTIAEANAVPDYVAIPKRATYALGPINATIDPKRLPQDAAGTGYLGRADVFVLRMINDSFQVRPIYISRTAGPIADTLGLANNTLTQGLASKLFVPPATMGRDTVRVQGDGYFDVDTSKHLWNDVFLAPKSLAKRHGWVDQPSIGIPILYVATALELGQLEQSLGDTPGAARAMHDARGIVTALDLEDSFPSLTLPPPPLRPAGSGDSAAGTLTPLPKPPK; this is translated from the coding sequence ATGGCGACCAACGCGAAGACCGACCTCGACCACCGAGCCCCCTACCTCGCCGCCAGCATCGCCGGCGCGTTCGTGCTGCTGCTGTACCTGCTGACCCTCGCCCCGACGACGTCGATGTGGGACACCAGCGAGTACATGGCGGCCGCCTACACGCTCGGGCTTCCCCATCCGCCCGGCAACCCGCTGTTCGTGCTGCTCGGCCGGGTGATGTCGCTGCTGCCCATCGCGTCCTCGGTTGCCGCGCGAATCAACATCTTCGCCGCGTTGTGCAGCGCCGTCGCTGCGGCGATGTGGTTCCTGATCACCGAGCGCGTGCTCGCGGGGTGGTTCCAGGACCGGTGGCGCCGGATCGTCGGCGCGAGCATCTCGACGCTCCTCGGCGCCACGGCGTTCACGGTGTGGAACCAATCGGTGGTCAACGAGAAGGTCTACACCGTCTCGCTCGCCGGCATCGCGATCATCTCATGGCTGATGATCCGGTGGACCGACGCACCCGACGGGCCCAAGGCCGACAGGATGCTGGTGCTCGTGGCCTACCTGCTGGGGCTCGGCTACGCGAACCATATGGCGGGGATGCTCGCGGCTCCCGCGGTCGGCCTGGCGATCATCGTCCGCCGGCCGCGGTACCTGTTGCGCTGGAGGCTGATCCTCGCCTCGCTGCTCGCGCTCGGCTTCGGGCTCACCCCGTTCGCGACGCAGCCGATCCGCGCGGCCTTCGATCCGCCGATGAACGAAGGACAGCCCACGGCGTGCACGAATGGACTCCACTGGTCGTGCACGTTCAGCAAGGGGACGTACGACGCGTTCATGTACAATTTCAATCGCGGGCAGTATGGGAAGCCGGCGTTGAGCGATCGCCAGGCCCCATTCGTACAGGGCCAGGTGGGCATGTGGTGGTTGTACTTCAAGTGGCAGTGGATGCGCGATGCGCTCGGCCGGCACGAGGACCTGCAGAGCCTGCTCGGCGCGGCCATGCTGGTGCTCGGCCTGTTCGGCGGGTGGCTCCACTACACGCGCGACCGACGAACCTGGTGGTACTTCGCCGCGCTGCTGTTCACGACCACGCTCTGTCTGATCTACTACCTCAATTTCAAGTACGGCGCGTCACAGGCGCCGGGCCTCGGCGCCAGCGTGGAGCGCGAGGTCCGCGATCGCGACTACTTCTTCATCTGGAGTTTCTCGCCGTGGGGCGTGTGGGCGGGCCTCGGCCTGATGTCCGTCTGGGAATCCGTGGCGTCGCTGTTCGGGACGCGACCGGAGCGCATCGGGAAGAAGACCGTCGAGACGCCAGGGCGCTTCGGATGGCTGGCCGGTTCCCCCGTGCTGCTCGTCGCGATCGTTCCGCTCTTCGCCAACTGGCAGTGGGCCTCGCGCGCCGGCCAGACGGACACGCGCGACTTCGCGGTGGACCTGCTCAACTCGGTGGAGCCGTACGGGGTGCTCGTCGTGGCCGGCGACAACGATACCTTCCCGCTCTGGTACGCGCAGGACGTGGAAGGCATCCGCAAGGACGTGGTGGTCGCGAACACGTCGCTGCTCAATACCGACTGGTACGTGCGGCAACTCATCGAGCGGCCCATCTACGAGTACGATGCGGCCAAGGGGCCGGCGCTCTATCGCAACAAGGTGTGGCCCAGACCGACCACGGCGCCCCTCCGCATGACGATCGCCGAGGCCAATGCGGTGCCGGACTACGTGGCGATCCCGAAGAGGGCCACGTATGCACTTGGGCCGATCAACGCCACCATCGATCCCAAACGCCTGCCGCAGGACGCGGCCGGCACCGGCTACCTCGGGCGCGCTGACGTGTTCGTGCTGCGCATGATCAACGATTCATTTCAAGTCCGGCCCATCTACATCAGCCGGACGGCCGGGCCCATCGCGGACACGCTGGGCCTCGCGAACAACACCCTCACACAGGGGCTCGCGTCGAAGCTCTTCGTTCCGCCGGCGACCATGGGGCGCGACACCGTGCGCGTGCAGGGCGACGGCTATTTCGACGTCGACACGTCGAAACACCTTTGGAACGACGTATTTCTGGCGCCCAAGTCGTTGGCCAAGCGTCACGGGTGGGTGGACCAGCCGTCGATCGGCATACCGATCCTCTACGTGGCCACGGCCCTCGAGCTGGGACAGCTCGAACAGTCGCTGGGGGATACGCCGGGAGCCGCGCGCGCGATGCACGACGCTCGAGGCATCGTGACGGCGCTCGATCTGGAGGATTCCTTCCCGTCGCTGACGCTTCCACCGCCCCCGCTGCGGCCAGCGGGATCGGGCGATTCCGCGGCCGGGACGCTGACGCCGCTGCCGAAGCCGCCCAAGTGA
- a CDS encoding acyl-CoA dehydratase activase, protein MLPTCLGIDIGSTTVKVVALDAERHLLASRYVRSCGRPRAVVGETIAELGRTIDLSRASIVGLSGSGGGPLADLIGGTHVNELVAQTRAVGEFHQEARTIIEIGGQDSKLLSLRWDEGSRQMMLEDFAMNALCAAGTGAFLDQQAERLGIAIDGEFARLAMQSVSPPRIAGRCTVFAKSDMIHLQQVGTPMSDILMGVCLAMARNFTTVIGKGKRFIPPILFQGGVAYNAAVKRAFETVLDLEPGSILVPEHHTIMAALGAAYVAMDGHDRGETTRRFVGFDRLEDAVRRQAAATAGLPVLVRAEAPGAERSDGAALPAMGTVDAWLGVDVGSVSTNVVLIDAASRVLARRYLMTAGRPLEAVREGLRLVAAQVGDRVIVRGVGATGSGRYLTGDFIGADAVRNEITAQARAAAAADPGVDTVFEIGGQDSKFIRLQHGAVTDFTMNNACAAGTGSFLQEQADRLQIRIEEQFSDLSFDSSCPAALGERCTVFMESDLVHHQQQGARVTDLTAGLAYSIAENYLNRVVNGRPLGSRILFQGGVASNAAVVAAFSAKLGRPITVPPNHDVTGAIGAAILAREEMARRNGNGAGTRFRGFDLSQRRYESSVFECKACPNLCEVHKVVLDGETPFFYGARCDKFEEAGRGISVGWRQIPDLFAEREALLLGGWTEPPARATGERARLRVGLLRNLTFFDFFPFWRGFLDRLGCDVVLSAPTNPSVVKLTQQNAAIESCFPVKLAFGHLADFAERDVDAVLLPSLLNREDGAPGQPHNHYCPLISATPSLLMGNRASGAQGPRIVSRVLHLANERAARIELRALARELTGASRGLADEAIQAGWAAQQAFASGVRARGREALCGAGDDVPRVVVVGRPYTANDPGANLDLPYRLRRLGVLPVPMDFLPLDGTGLPAVHDEMYWRSGQQILQAAAIVRDDPRLQAIYLTSFNCGPDAFLITFFREALGDKPFLELELDDHTADAGIITRCEAFFDSLDLRRMA, encoded by the coding sequence ATGCTCCCAACCTGCCTTGGCATCGACATCGGCTCGACCACCGTGAAGGTGGTCGCGCTCGATGCTGAACGGCACCTCCTCGCTTCGCGATACGTCCGCTCCTGCGGCCGCCCGCGCGCGGTGGTGGGCGAGACGATCGCGGAGTTGGGGCGAACAATCGATCTGAGCCGTGCCTCGATCGTCGGCCTCTCCGGCTCCGGCGGCGGTCCGCTCGCCGATCTGATCGGCGGAACCCACGTCAATGAACTGGTCGCGCAGACGCGCGCCGTGGGCGAATTCCACCAGGAAGCCCGGACGATCATCGAGATCGGCGGCCAGGATTCCAAGCTGCTGTCGCTTCGCTGGGATGAGGGGAGCCGCCAGATGATGCTGGAGGACTTCGCCATGAACGCGCTCTGCGCGGCGGGCACGGGGGCGTTCCTCGACCAGCAGGCGGAGCGACTCGGCATCGCCATCGACGGCGAATTCGCGCGTCTGGCCATGCAGAGCGTGAGCCCACCGCGCATCGCGGGGCGGTGCACGGTGTTCGCCAAGTCGGACATGATCCACCTGCAACAGGTGGGGACGCCGATGTCCGACATCCTGATGGGCGTCTGCCTGGCGATGGCGCGCAACTTCACCACGGTCATCGGCAAGGGCAAGCGATTCATTCCGCCGATCCTGTTCCAGGGCGGGGTGGCCTACAACGCGGCCGTGAAGCGGGCATTCGAGACCGTGCTGGATCTGGAGCCGGGGTCGATCCTCGTCCCCGAGCACCACACGATCATGGCGGCGCTCGGCGCGGCCTACGTGGCCATGGACGGGCACGACCGCGGGGAGACGACGCGTCGCTTCGTGGGCTTCGACCGACTGGAGGACGCGGTGCGCCGTCAGGCCGCCGCCACCGCCGGCCTGCCGGTTCTGGTGCGGGCGGAGGCGCCGGGGGCGGAGCGATCGGACGGCGCCGCGCTGCCCGCGATGGGGACGGTGGACGCGTGGCTCGGCGTGGACGTCGGGTCGGTGAGCACCAACGTCGTGCTGATCGACGCGGCGAGCCGCGTCCTGGCCCGCCGCTATCTCATGACCGCCGGACGCCCGCTCGAAGCGGTGCGCGAAGGGCTGCGGTTGGTGGCGGCCCAGGTGGGCGACCGCGTGATCGTGCGTGGCGTGGGCGCGACGGGTTCCGGACGGTATCTGACGGGAGATTTCATAGGCGCCGACGCGGTGCGCAACGAGATCACCGCGCAAGCGCGCGCGGCGGCAGCCGCCGATCCCGGCGTCGACACGGTGTTCGAGATCGGCGGGCAGGACAGCAAGTTCATCCGGCTGCAGCACGGTGCGGTGACCGACTTCACGATGAACAACGCGTGCGCGGCCGGTACCGGGAGCTTCTTGCAGGAGCAGGCCGATCGCCTGCAGATCCGGATCGAGGAGCAGTTCAGCGATCTCTCGTTCGACTCGTCGTGTCCCGCGGCGCTCGGGGAGCGGTGCACCGTGTTCATGGAGTCGGATCTGGTGCACCATCAGCAACAGGGTGCGCGGGTCACAGACCTGACCGCGGGACTCGCGTATTCGATCGCCGAGAACTACCTGAACCGCGTCGTCAACGGCCGCCCGCTGGGATCGAGGATCCTCTTCCAGGGCGGTGTCGCCTCGAATGCGGCGGTGGTCGCCGCCTTCTCAGCCAAGCTAGGCCGTCCGATCACCGTGCCTCCGAACCACGACGTCACCGGGGCGATCGGCGCGGCGATTCTCGCCCGCGAGGAGATGGCGCGGCGCAACGGCAACGGAGCAGGTACGCGGTTTCGCGGGTTCGATCTCTCGCAGCGCCGCTACGAGAGTTCGGTGTTCGAATGCAAGGCCTGCCCGAATCTGTGCGAGGTGCACAAGGTGGTGCTCGACGGCGAGACGCCGTTCTTCTACGGCGCGCGGTGCGACAAGTTCGAAGAGGCGGGTCGGGGGATCAGCGTGGGGTGGCGCCAGATTCCCGATCTGTTTGCGGAACGAGAGGCGCTGCTACTCGGGGGATGGACGGAGCCGCCCGCTCGCGCGACGGGCGAGCGGGCGCGGCTTCGCGTGGGCCTGCTCCGGAATCTGACGTTCTTCGATTTCTTTCCGTTCTGGCGCGGCTTTCTGGACCGGCTGGGCTGCGACGTCGTCCTGTCCGCGCCCACCAACCCGTCGGTGGTGAAACTCACGCAGCAGAACGCGGCGATCGAGTCGTGCTTTCCGGTGAAGCTGGCGTTCGGGCATCTGGCGGACTTCGCGGAGCGCGACGTCGACGCGGTGTTGCTGCCGAGCCTGCTGAATCGCGAGGACGGGGCGCCGGGGCAGCCGCATAATCATTACTGCCCACTCATCTCGGCGACGCCGAGCCTGCTGATGGGGAACCGGGCGTCGGGAGCGCAGGGGCCGCGCATCGTGAGTCGTGTGCTGCATCTGGCCAACGAGCGCGCGGCGCGCATCGAGCTGCGCGCGTTGGCGCGCGAATTGACCGGTGCGTCGCGCGGGCTGGCGGATGAGGCGATCCAGGCCGGGTGGGCGGCGCAGCAGGCGTTCGCCAGCGGGGTGCGGGCGCGTGGGCGGGAGGCGCTCTGCGGGGCGGGCGACGACGTGCCCAGGGTGGTGGTGGTGGGCCGGCCGTACACCGCCAACGACCCCGGCGCGAACCTCGATCTGCCGTACCGGCTTCGCCGTCTCGGGGTGCTGCCGGTGCCGATGGACTTTCTGCCGTTGGACGGCACGGGGTTGCCGGCGGTGCACGACGAGATGTATTGGCGGTCGGGGCAACAGATTCTGCAGGCGGCGGCGATCGTGCGGGACGATCCGCGGTTGCAGGCCATCTACCTGACCAGCTTCAACTGCGGCCCTGACGCTTTCCTGATCACGTTCTTTCGCGAGGCGCTCGGCGACAAGCCCTTCCTGGAACTCGAGCTGGACGATCACACGGCCGATGCCGGCATCATCACCCGATGCGAGGCGTTCTTCGACAGTCTCGATCTGCGGAGGATGGCATGA